One genomic region from Anaerobranca gottschalkii DSM 13577 encodes:
- a CDS encoding transposase — translation MLPQFITYCLEIIKQQNEIICTLITLLIKKSVFNKPSKEPVNKPYRKLQVDELPVVEKLDKLNYKT, via the coding sequence TTGTTACCTCAATTTATAACATATTGTTTAGAAATAATCAAGCAGCAAAATGAAATTATCTGTACTTTAATTACTTTGCTTATTAAAAAGAGTGTGTTTAATAAACCTTCAAAGGAACCAGTTAATAAACCATATAGGAAACTTCAGGTGGATGAGCTCCCTGTAGTTGAGAAGTTAGATAAACTTAACTATAAAACT